The proteins below are encoded in one region of Balaenoptera acutorostrata chromosome 11, mBalAcu1.1, whole genome shotgun sequence:
- the LOC103010289 gene encoding glycine cleavage system H protein, mitochondrial-like, translated as MAPRVARSVRAAVCRLRAISAPNAPCPPRPWGLRAGAVWALRTGPALLSGRKFTDKHEWVITENGVGTVGISNFAQEALGDVVYCSLPEVGTKLNKQEEFGALESVKAASELYSPLSGEVTEINEALAENPGLVNKSCYEDGWLIKMTLSNPSELEELMSEEAYEK; from the coding sequence ATGGCGCCGCGAGTGGCGCGCAGCGTGCGGGCCGCGGTCTGCAGACTGCGCGCCATCTCTGCGCCCAACGCGCCCTGCCCGCCGCGGCCCTGGGGACTGCGGGCGGGCGCCGTCTGGGCGCTGCGCACCGGCCCCGCTCTGCTGTCGGGTCGTAAATTCACAGACAAACATGAATGGGTAATAACAGAAAACGGTGTTGGAACAGTGGGAATCAGCAATTTTGCACAGGAAGCTTTGGGAGATGTTGTTTACTGTAGTCTGCCTGAAGTTGGGACAAAATTGAACAAACAAGAGGAATTTGGTGCTTTGGAAAGTGTGAAAGCTGCTAGTGAACTCTATTCTCCTCTATCAGGAGAAGTAACTGAAATTAATGAAGCTCTAGCAGAAAATCCAGGACTTGTCAACAAATCTTGTTATGAAGATGGTTGGCTGATCAAGATGACACTCAGTAACCCTTCAGAACTAGAGGAACTAATGAGTGAAGAAGCATATGAGAAATAA